One stretch of Lucilia cuprina isolate Lc7/37 chromosome 6, ASM2204524v1, whole genome shotgun sequence DNA includes these proteins:
- the LOC124420743 gene encoding methyltransferase-like protein 25B, whose translation MAALCKQICTENPVDFIIDFGAGLGHLARVLGYAYNIKVCGLEMQTELNQNAYVMDKNMEKLIEKYLPATENVQYQSPTHVDLCLTAQMTKDEFLSIIEKAIGLTNTDYTFGIIGLHPCGDLGAILMRMFLQCQQAKFLNFVGCCYQKLTTIAGRAGMKSKPPQQFYGYPLSEYLKSSTNDVRLSYEAREISCHAMELYNERLSLKDYDYLKVHSFRAAAERIIVKHYPYLKHSGLKSVKHTPDMKFKDYFYKAVKGLAIENLKEHDVQTPVTQRHLLNWKNIVIFYTLRLFFAPLIESVLLYDRLLYLLENDCVVQINPIFDPRLSPRNHITTAVKKN comes from the exons ATGGCTGCCCTGTGTAAACAGATTTGCACAGAAAATCCGGTCGATTTTATTATAGACTTTGGGGCAGGTCTAGGTCACTTGGCCAGAGTTTTAGGTTATGCTTATAATATTAAGGTATGTGGTTTAGAAATGCAAACTGAACTTAATCAAAATGCCTATGTAATGgataaaaatatggaaaaacttATAGAGAAATATTTACCAGCAACGGAAAATGTGCAATATCAAAGTCCCACACATGTAGATCTCTGTTTAACGGCTCAAATGACAAAAGACGAATTTTTGTCTATAATAGAAAAAGCTATAGGTCTTACAAATACCGATTATACATTTGGTATAATAGGTCTACATCCCTGTGGTGATTTGGGCGCCATACTAATGCGTATGTTTTTGCAGTGTCAACAagcaaagtttttaaattttgttggttgttgctatcaaaaactaacaacaattgCGGGACGTGCTGGTATGAAATCAAAGCCACCTCAACAATTTTATGGTTATCCTTTAagtgaatatttaaaaagtagtacaaatgatgtgcgtttaagttatgaGGCCAGAGAAATTTCCTGTCATGCCATGGAACTATATAATGAACGTTTATCCCTAAAAGATTATGACTATTTAAAAGTACATTCATTTAGAGCGGCAGCTGAAAGAATTATTGTTAAACATTATCCCTATTTGAAACATTCTGGTTTGAAGAGTGTTAAACATACGCCAGATATGAAATTTAAAGA ttatttttataaagctGTTAAAGGTTTAGCTATTGAAAATCTAAAGGAGCATGATGTACAAACTCCTGTGACTCAGAGGCATcttttaaattggaaaaatattgttattttttatacattacgTTTATTTTTTGCTCCCTTAATTGAAAGTGTTTTACTGTACGATCGTCTATTGTATTTATTGGAAAATG ATTGTGTTGTTCAAATAAATCCCATATTTGATCCTCGCCTTTCACCTAGGAATCATATTACAACAGCTGTGAAAAAGAACTGA